Proteins encoded within one genomic window of Brassica rapa cultivar Chiifu-401-42 chromosome A09, CAAS_Brap_v3.01, whole genome shotgun sequence:
- the LOC103837862 gene encoding probable polyol transporter 3 produces MVHAGGHNSPAGSNPNPTHMNKFAFGCAVVASIISIIFGYDTGVMSGARIFIQDDLKINDDQVEVLMGILNLCALVGSLTAGKTSDVIGRRYTIALSSVIFLVGSVVMGYGPNYAVLMVGRCIAGVGVGFALMIAPVYSAEIASASHRGFLTSLPELCISLGILLGYVSNYFFGKLTLKLGWRLMLGLAAIPSMILAFGILKMPESPRWLVMQGRLEEAKKIMVLISNTEEEAEERFRDILAAAEIEEDGAVKAVGRGVWRELVINPTPAVRLILIAAVGIHFFEHATGIEAVVLYSPKIFEKAGVTSKDKLLLATVGVGLTKAVFIVIATFLLDKVGRRKLLLTSTGGMVFASTSLAIGLTIVHRFGRLVWALRLSIVSAYTFVAFFSIGLGPITWVYSSEIFPLRLRAQGASIGVAVNRIMNAAVSMSFLSIMKTITMGGVFFMFAGIAVVAWWFFFFMLPETKGLPLEEIEKLFGGGDARGARDGVEIQAKRVNNKI; encoded by the exons ATGGTTCACGCTGGTGGTCATAATTCACCGGCCGGGTCGAATCCAAACCCAACCCATATGAACAAATTCGCTTTCGGGTGTGCTGTCGTTGCTTCCATCATTTCAATCATCTTCGGATATG ATACGGGAGTTATGAGCGGAGCACGGATATTTATACAAGATGATCTGAAAATAAACGATGATCAGGTAGAAGTTTTGATGGGCATCCTGAATCTTTGTGCTCTCGTTGGATCTTTAACGGCGGGAAAAACATCTGACGTCATCGGTCGGCGTTACACCATTGCTCTCTCCTCCGTGATATTCTTAGTTGGATCGGTTGTTATGGGTTACGGTCCAAACTACGCCGTTTTAATGGTAGGAAGATGTATAGCTGGAGTGGGTGTAGGGTTTGCTCTAATGATAGCTCCGGTCTACTCCGCCGAGATAGCCTCTGCTTCACACAGAGGCTTTCTCACTTCGCTCCCCGAGCTTTGTATTAGTCTAGGGATCTTACTAGGCTATGTTTCGAACTACTTCTTCGGGAAATTGACGTTGAAACTCGGCTGGAGATTGATGCTTGGACTCGCAGCGATTCCTTCAATGATATTAGCGTTTGGGATTTTGAAAATGCCTGAATCTCCGAGGTGGCTTGTGATGCAAGGTAGGTTAGAAGAGGCCAAGAAAATCATGGTTTTGATATCCAACaccgaagaagaagctgaagaacgCTTCAGGGACATTTTAGCCGCTGCAGAGATAGAGGAAGATGGAGCGGTTAAAGCGGTTGGCCGCGGTGTATGGAGAGAGCTGGTGATAAACCCTACACCCGCGGTGCGTTTGATCTTGATCGCGGCCGTGGGGATCCATTTTTTCGAGCACGCGACTGGGATCGAAGCCGTCGTTTTGTACAGCCCAAAGATCTTCGAGAAAGCTGGAGTGACTTCAAAAGACAAGCTCTTACTAGCCACGGTCGGTGTAGGTTTAACCAAGGCTGTTTTTATAGTAATAGCTACTTTCTTGCTGGACAAGGTAGGTCGGAGAAAGCTTTTGTTGACGAGTACAGGCGGTATGGTCTTTGCGTCGACCAGTTTAGCGATTGGTCTCACGATAGTTCACCGTTTCGGGCGGTTAGTGTGGGCCTTGAGGTTGAGCATCGTCTCTGCGTACACGTTTGTAGCGTTTTTCTCGATCGGGCTTGGGCCTATAACGTGGGTGTACAGCTCTGAGATATTCCCGCTGAGACTTAGGGCTCAGGGAGCGAGCATAGGCGTTGCGGTTAATAGGATCATGAACGCAGCGGTCTCTATGAGTTTTCTGTCAATAATGAAGACGATcacgatgggaggtgtgttctTTATGTTCGCTGGAATCGCGGTTGTAGCgtggtggttcttcttctttatgttGCCGGAGACCAAAGGATTGCCATTGGAAGAGATTGAGAAACTTTTTGGTGGTGGAGATGCTCGTGGTGCTCGCGACGGAGTGGAGATTCAAGCAAAGAGAGTCAATAATAAGATTTGA
- the LOC103837863 gene encoding splicing factor 3B subunit 4: protein MTTRIAPGVGANLLGQHSAERNQEATVYVGQLDPQLSEELLWELFVQAGPVVNVYVPKDRVTGLHLGYGFIEFRSEEDADYAIKILNMIKIHGKPIRVNKASQDKKSLDVGANLFIGNLDPDVDEKILYDTFSAFGGIASNPKIMRDPDTGNSRGFGFISYDSFDASDAAIEAMTGQYLCNRQITVSYAYKKDTKGERHGTPAERLLAATNPITQKSRPHTLFASGPPTHPNAPQANGIPRPFVNGGMPPVSIPGPRPTPPPPPPQVYQTQPPPSWQPQQHQQQHGLAVPPPMQFRPTQGMPPPPPPQFLHHQQGFGGPRPPPPPPQAMGMHQHGWPPQHMQQGGPPPPQHMQQGGPPPPQHMQHHHPHMSMPPPPPPHQG from the exons ATGACGACTCGAATAGCTCCAGGAGTGGGAGCTAATCTCCTCGGCCAACACTCAGCCGAGAGGAACCAAGAAGCTACTGTCTACGTCGGCCAGCTCGACCCCCAG CTTTCTGAAGAATTGCTCTGGGAACTGTTCGTGCAAGCAGGCCCTGTTG TTAACGTCTACGTTCCGAAAGATAGGGTGACAGGTCTTCACCTAGGGTATGGATTCATTGAGTTCCGTAGCGAGGAAGATGCTGACTAT GCGATTAAGATTCTCAACATGATTAAAATTCATGGCAAGCCTATTCGTGTTAACAAG GCGTCTCAAGATAAGAAGAGCTTGGATGTTGGTGCTAACCTTTTCATTGGCAATCTTGACCCT GATGTGGATGAGAAGATCTTGTATGATACTTTCAGCGCTTTTGGTGGCATTGCTTCTAATCCTAAG ATAATGCGAGATCCTGATACTGGCAACTCGCGAGGTTTCGGTTTCATCAGCTATGACTCCTTTGACGCTTCTGATGCTGCTATTGAG GCAATGACCGGACAGTATCTGTGTAATCGACAAATCACAGTCTCTTACGCGTACAAGAAAGACACCAAAGGAGAGCGCCATGGTACTCCAGCAG AGAGGCTTTTGGCTGCCACAAATCCAATTACCCAGAAAAGCAGACCCCATACTCTCTTCGCAAGCGGCCCGCCAACGCATCCCAATGCTCCTCAAGCCAATGGTATTCCACGTCCCTTTGTCAATGGCGGCATGCCACCTGTTTCGATCCCAGGACCCCGTCCAACACCACCGCCACCACCTCCACAAGTCTACCAAACTCAGCCACCACCATCTTGGCAACCTCAGCAGCATCAACAACAACACGGCTTAGCTGTTCCACCGCCCATGCAATTCCGTCCTACTCAGGGAATGCCTCCGCCACCACCTCCCCAGTTTCTTCATCACCAACAAGGTTTCGGCGGTCCaaggccaccaccaccaccacctcaaGCCATGGGAATGCACCAACATGGATGGCCGCCGCAACACATGCAGCAAGGTGGGCCACCACCGCCGCAACACATGCAGCAAGGTGGACCACCGCCGCCCCAACACATGCAGCACCACCATCCTCACATGTCTAtgcctccaccaccaccaccacaccaAGGCTGA
- the LOC103837864 gene encoding pentatricopeptide repeat-containing protein At2g18520, mitochondrial, whose translation MTPSRLYLHFLRRFSTAVTDSPTTASPAAITVSKAKSKLRKVHDPDKALAIYNSVSSNPSSPLSSRYAMELTVRRLARSHRFSDVEALIESRKKDPQIKTESFLSTLIRSYGRASMFDHALRTFEEMEQLGTPRSVVSFNALLAACLHSDLFERVPQLFDEMPQRYRNITPDKVSYGMLIKSYCDAGSVDKAMETMRVMEEKGVEVNIISFTTILGSLYKNGETDVAESLWSEMVSKGCELDNTVYNVRLMNAAKESPERVKELMEEMCSVGLKPDTISYNYLMTAYCVKGMMGEAKKVYEGLDEKEGCCANAATFRTLIFHLCINGLYDQGLVVFKKSALVHKIPDFKTCKHLTEGLVRNNRMEDARGVARIVKKKYPPRLVTEWKKLEESLGLYTKASAAGSSRTREVSDQESDADA comes from the coding sequence ATGACGCCGTCTCGCCTCTATCTCCATTTCCTCCGCCGTTTCTCCACCGCCGTCACAGATTCCCCAACCACCGCATCTCCCGCCGCAATCACCGTCTCCAAAGCCAAGTCCAAACTCCGCAAAGTCCACGATCCCGACAAGGCCTTGGCGATCTACAACTCCGTCTCCAGCAACCCCTCATCCCCTCTCTCCTCCCGCTACGCCATGGAGCTCACCGTCCGCCGCCTCGCCAGATCTCACCGCTTCTCCGACGTCGAAGCCTTAATCGAGTCTCGCAAGAAAGACCCACAAATCAAAACGGAGTCTTTCCTCTCCACGCTCATCAGATCTTACGGACGAGCCTCCATGTTCGACCACGCTCTGAGGACCTTCGAGGAGATGGAACAGCTCGGAACGCCCAGATCCGTCGTCTCATTCAACGCCTTGCTCGCCGCTTGTCTCCATTCCGACTTGTTCGAAAGAGTCCCCCAactgttcgacgaaatgcctcAGAGGTATCGTAACATCACTCCTGATAAAGTCTCTTACGGGATGTTGATTAAGTCGTATTGCGATGCTGGCTCGGTGGATAAGGCTATGGAGACTATGAGAGTTATGGAGGAGAAAGGTGTTGAGGTTAACATCATTTCTTTCACAACCATCTTAGGATCTTTGTATAAGAACGGGGAAACGGATGTAGCTGAGAGCTTGTGGAGCGAGATGGTGAGTAAAGGCTGTGAATTGGATAACACGGTTTACAACGTTAGGCTCATGAACGCTGCGAAGGAGAGCCCTGAGAGAGTCAAGGAGTTGATGGAAGAGATGTGTAGTGTGGGGTTGAAGCCTGATACGATTAGCTATAACTATCTTATGACTGCTTACTGCGTGAAAGGGATGATGGGTGAGGCCAAGAAGGTGTACGAAGGGCTTGATGAGAAAGAGGGTTGTTGTGCGAATGCAGCTACGTTTAGGACGTTGATATTTCATCTGTGTATAAACGGGTTGTATGATCAGGGTTTGGTTGTGTTCAAGAAGAGCGCGTTGGTTCACAAGATTCCGGATTTCAAGACGTGTAAGCATTTGACTGAAGGGTTGGTGAGGAATAATAGGATGGAAGATGCGAGAGGAGTGGCTAGGATCGTGAAGAAGAAATACCCTCCGCGTTTGGTAACTGAGTGGAAGAAACTAGAAGAGAGTCTTGGATTGTATACAAAGGCCAGTGCTGCTGGTTCTTCCCGAACAAGAGAAGTGTCGGATCAAGAAAGTGATGCTGATGCATAA
- the LOC103849626 gene encoding splicing factor U2af large subunit A produces the protein MSDYEENGVAGDGFHSEDGGGRGGEIDDHRDSKSEKEMLDTEKDPGSKEEESRVKGRDRDHERRRDRDGERIKRRDDRDEDRGRDRDRHHRSRHRDRSVERGDRRERARGDDDDYRRSRDRDFDRRRDYDKDRGDRRRRRSRSRGRSERRSRSPSKSKRVSGFDMAPPASGMLDAGSAFTGQVPAPSPNLLPGNGMFPLQPGQPFGGVPMMPIQAMTQQATRHARRVYVGGLSPSANEQSVATFFSQAMAAIGGNSAGPGDAVVNVYINYEKKFAFVEMRSVQEASNAMTLDGIIFEGAPVKVRRPSDYNPALAATLGPSQPIPNLNLAAVGLTPGGAGALEGPDRLFVGGLPYYIPESQIRELLESLGALKGFDLVRDRETGNSKGYAFCAYQDPAVTDIACAALNGITMGDKTLCVRRANQGANQTKPEQESVLLHAQQQVAFQKIMLQQGTAAAAATKVVCLTQVVTEDELRNDEEYEDIVVDMRDEGGKFGALTKVVIPRPSSNGEPVQGVGKVFLEYAETESSSRARNGMNGRKFGGNEVVAVFYPEDKFEQADYSL, from the exons ATGTCTGATTACGAAGAAAACGGCGTTGCCGGCGATGGATTTCACTCCGAAGATGGCGGTGGACGCGGCGGCGAGATCGACGACCACCGAGACTCAAAATCCGAG AAGGAAATGCTTGACACTGAGAAGGATCCTGGaagtaaagaagaagaaagtagaGTGAAAGGGAGAGATAGGGACCATGAACGGAGGAGGGACAGAGATGGAGAGAGAATCAAGCGGCGTGATGACAGGGATGAGGATAGAGGCAGGGATCGAGATCGACATCACAGGAGTCGTCACAGGGATCGCAGTGTGGAGCGAGGAGATAGAAGAGAACGTGCTAGGGGTGATGATGATGACTACCGTCGAAGCCGTGACCGTGACTTTGACAG gcGTAGAGATTATGACAAAGATAGAGGAGATAGACGCCGTCGCCGGTCTCGTTCAAGGGGTAGATCTGAGCGTAGATCACGATCTCCATCAAAGAG TAAGCGGGTCAGTGGATTCGACATGGCACCTCCAGCTTCTGGGATGTTAGATGCTGGTTCTGCTTTTACAG GCCAAGTTCCTGCTCCAAGCCCAAATCTTCTTCCTGGAAATGGAATGTTTCCTTTACAACCTGGACAG CCATTCGGGGGAGTCCCTATGATGCCTATTCAGGCAATGACACAGCAG GCTACTAGACATGCTCGCAGGGTCTATGTTGGTGGCCTTTCTCCCTCAGCAAATGAACAG TCTGTTGCAACATTTTTTAGTCAGGCTATGGCTGCTATTGGCGGAAACAGTGCTGGTCCAG GTGATGCTGTTGTTAATGTGTACATAAACTACGAGAAGAAATTTGCATTTGTGGAGATGCGATCCGTTCAAGAGGCCAGTAATGCAATGACTTTGGATGGAATTATATTTGAG GGAGCTCCAGTGAAGGTGAGGAGACCGAGCGACTATAACCCTGCGCTGGCTGCAACCCTTGGTCCAAGCCAGCCCATTCCAAATTTAAACTTGGCTGCTGTTGGTCTGACTCCAGGGGGTGCTGGTGCGCTTGAAGGCCCAGACCGTCTTTTTGTTGGTGGACTTCCTTATTATATCCCTGAGTCACAAATCAGGGAGTTGTTAGAGTCCTTAGGAGCCCTGAAAGGTTTTGATCTTGTAAGAGACAGAGAAACTGGAAACTCAAAAGGATATGCATTCTGCGCGTATCAAGATCCCGCAGTTACAGACATTGCATGCGCTGCCCTCAATGGAATTACCATGGGGGATAAAACTCTATGTGTAAGGCGAGCTAACCAAGGAGCAAATCAAACGAAACCTGAACAGGAGAGTGTATTGTTGCACGCACAACAGCAAGTTGCTTTCCAG AAGATTATGCTACAACAGGgaacagcagcagcagcagccacGAAAGTCGTGTGCCTGACTCAAGTAGTTACCGAGGACGAGCTTAGAAATGATGAGGAGTACGAAGACATTGTTGTAGACATGAGAGATGAAGGCGGAAAGTTTG GTGCGTTAACTAAAGTCGTGATCCCTCGCCCCAGCTCCAACGGTGAGCCAGTTCAGGGCGTTGGCAAG GTGTTTCTTGAGTATGCGGAAACAGAGAGCTCAAGCAGGGCAAGAAACGGGATGAATGGTAGGAAGTTTGGAGGGAACGAAGTGGTGGCTGTGTTTTACCCTGAAGATAAGTTTGAACAAGCCGATTATTCTCTCTAa